A genome region from Candidatus Bathyarchaeota archaeon includes the following:
- a CDS encoding putative toxin-antitoxin system toxin component, PIN family: MPSSRKRRPRLVLDSNVWISAFLFGGKPAAIIKLAQEGRVRILVSTDLILEIARVLRYGKLRKILEQSKRSTETVVAQILAVTELVGTKSLRSWITQDPADDIILNCAVENSADYIITGDQHILQLKRVDGVKIFTPNEFLQHLQTNK; the protein is encoded by the coding sequence ATGCCCTCATCGAGGAAGCGAAGGCCGCGACTCGTCCTTGACAGTAATGTTTGGATATCTGCTTTTCTATTCGGAGGCAAGCCCGCAGCCATAATTAAACTTGCACAGGAGGGTCGTGTACGAATTCTCGTCTCCACCGACCTGATTCTAGAGATCGCTCGGGTTTTGAGATATGGAAAGTTGAGAAAAATTCTAGAACAGTCAAAACGCTCCACTGAGACAGTAGTCGCGCAGATTCTTGCAGTAACGGAACTTGTAGGGACGAAGAGCTTGAGGAGTTGGATCACACAAGATCCAGCTGATGATATCATTTTGAATTGTGCCGTCGAGAATTCAGCTGACTACATTATAACCGGCGACCAACATATACTCCAATTGAAGAGAGTAGATGGTGTGAAGATATTCACGCCAAATGAGTTTCTACAGCATCTGCAAACAAATAAGTAG
- a CDS encoding AbrB/MazE/SpoVT family DNA-binding domain-containing protein has product MQAGTTKVSSKGQVVIPESVKRSVGLREGDDLLVIAIGETIVMKKLSKMTFEEVARPIWKTVRELGLSEEDINALIEEAKAATRP; this is encoded by the coding sequence ATGCAAGCGGGAACAACCAAGGTATCGTCGAAGGGTCAAGTAGTGATTCCTGAGTCTGTGAAGAGGTCCGTTGGACTCCGGGAGGGTGATGACCTACTCGTAATCGCTATTGGAGAGACGATTGTAATGAAGAAGCTTAGTAAGATGACCTTCGAGGAGGTTGCGAGGCCAATTTGGAAGACTGTTAGAGAACTTGGTCTGAGTGAGGAAGACATCAATGCCCTCATCGAGGAAGCGAAGGCCGCGACTCGTCCTTGA
- a CDS encoding polyprenyl synthetase family protein, whose protein sequence is MVGWEKILDEYSNIIEAKVSRFLDENLRIASAYHPYIGELYNNLSEYVLRRGKRLASCSTLLTYKGYRGEVDERILDVCVGVELYRHSILIHDDLADDDETRRGAETIHRKYCQSHGLRFGTGVAVFAGNILYTLALRAIVDSDFNIQEKIQTIHRLNRAFQDVNESQILDLLFEHKMPDIAEWYVMASKRAASLFKTSILVGAYLAEAPTRDLEILEDAAEHIGYCFDIQDDIIDTFASEQEYGRRPGGDLIKGKKPLHIVYTYMMANQPQIEFIRRAAQSGLTDEDLEKTREIVRRCGSLKEAVKRSMEHADSAKNLISKTGMNIEVKEFFSSLIDYIKESLSWYK, encoded by the coding sequence ATGGTTGGATGGGAGAAGATTCTAGACGAGTACAGCAACATCATAGAGGCGAAAGTTTCAAGGTTTCTAGATGAAAACCTTAGGATAGCCTCCGCCTACCACCCTTACATAGGTGAACTTTACAATAACTTGAGTGAGTATGTTCTCAGAAGGGGTAAGAGACTCGCCTCATGCAGCACACTACTGACATATAAAGGGTATAGGGGAGAGGTTGATGAGAGGATCCTGGATGTCTGTGTTGGGGTTGAGCTCTACCGCCACTCCATCCTTATACATGATGATCTGGCAGACGATGATGAGACGAGGAGAGGAGCAGAAACCATCCATAGAAAATATTGTCAAAGCCACGGGTTGAGGTTTGGTACCGGCGTAGCAGTATTTGCAGGCAACATCCTCTACACCCTGGCCTTGAGAGCGATTGTAGACTCAGATTTCAACATTCAAGAGAAGATTCAAACAATTCATAGGCTCAACAGAGCCTTCCAGGATGTTAATGAAAGCCAGATACTGGACCTCCTATTCGAACATAAGATGCCTGACATTGCAGAATGGTACGTTATGGCATCGAAGAGGGCAGCCTCACTGTTTAAAACCTCGATACTGGTTGGAGCATATTTGGCAGAAGCCCCCACCAGGGACCTTGAAATCCTCGAGGATGCGGCTGAGCATATAGGCTACTGCTTCGACATTCAAGACGACATCATCGATACATTCGCCTCAGAGCAGGAGTACGGTAGGAGGCCTGGGGGAGACCTGATAAAAGGCAAGAAACCTCTACACATAGTCTACACATATATGATGGCAAATCAACCACAGATAGAATTCATCAGAAGAGCCGCTCAAAGTGGTCTCACAGATGAAGACTTGGAGAAGACGAGAGAGATTGTAAGGAGATGCGGATCCCTGAAAGAGGCGGTGAAGAGATCTATGGAACATGCCGACTCAGCCAAGAATCTGATATCAAAAACTGGCATGAACATAGAAGTTAAGGAATTCTTTTCATCTCTCATAGACTATATTAAGGAAAGTTTGAGCTGGTACAAATAG
- a CDS encoding radical SAM protein, whose product MKPVYLSSYENGVLDERLERLYKILESCELCPRKCRVNRMRGERGYCKSGMEVMVSSFNPHFGEEDPLVGTGGSGTVFLTNCNLLCVYCQNYEISHLGYGSAVREDKVAEYMISLQRRGCHNINFVTPTHYTPQLVKAIKLAILKGLNLPIVWNCGGYENVETIKLLEGIVDIYMPDMKYGRSDTAKEYSNAPDYFERCKEAVREMHRQVGDLVIENGIAKKGLLIRHLVLPEDGAGSEEVLRFIAEEISKNTYINIMDQYRPMYKAYKYDGLKRRPTFEEYGRVVKLARKFGLERGESFRHPLGLI is encoded by the coding sequence ATGAAACCAGTTTATTTAAGCTCCTATGAAAATGGAGTTTTAGATGAGAGGCTTGAAAGACTGTATAAGATCCTTGAGAGTTGTGAGTTGTGCCCCCGAAAGTGTAGAGTAAACAGGATGAGGGGTGAGAGGGGGTACTGCAAGTCTGGAATGGAGGTAATGGTTTCAAGTTTCAACCCTCATTTCGGTGAGGAAGATCCTTTGGTAGGTACTGGAGGGTCAGGGACAGTATTCCTGACGAACTGCAACCTGCTATGTGTATACTGCCAGAATTATGAGATCAGCCACCTAGGATACGGCTCGGCTGTGAGGGAGGATAAGGTTGCAGAGTATATGATAAGCCTTCAGAGGAGGGGCTGCCACAACATAAACTTTGTCACACCAACCCACTACACCCCTCAACTGGTCAAAGCCATAAAACTCGCTATTTTGAAAGGGTTGAATCTGCCAATAGTTTGGAACTGCGGTGGCTACGAGAATGTTGAGACGATAAAGCTCCTCGAAGGTATAGTCGACATTTACATGCCAGATATGAAATATGGGAGGTCGGACACAGCTAAGGAATACTCGAACGCGCCAGATTATTTTGAACGTTGCAAGGAGGCTGTTAGGGAGATGCATAGGCAGGTAGGTGACCTAGTGATTGAGAATGGAATCGCCAAGAAGGGGCTACTCATAAGACACTTAGTCTTGCCTGAGGATGGGGCTGGGAGTGAGGAGGTTCTCAGATTCATCGCTGAGGAGATTTCGAAAAACACATACATCAACATAATGGACCAGTACAGGCCGATGTATAAAGCATATAAGTATGATGGGTTGAAGAGGCGGCCGACATTCGAAGAGTATGGGAGAGTTGTGAAGTTGGCTAGAAAGTTTGGTTTGGAGAGGGGTGAGAGTTTCAGGCATCCACTTGGCCTAATATAA
- a CDS encoding radical SAM protein — MALKYAWRDKSRCRMCHVCDEIIACPGEGVGQVEGCVGCGACELACPNEAIQLKDRLGIMREIKIKVDRRVFHIPEGVTVLNALQYLGYKVSKYPGEGVLFAPCEVGGCYSCSLKIDGALRPACVTRVRDGMEVETSPSDREASRRIVEGWMCHTVGGVGTPWYLKNGKEYVEAAVFACGCNLRCPQCQNWEITYRGKGSALTPEEAALKMTLMRRSCGVDRMAISGGESTLNRPWLIQYIEELRRLNPDGKARIHVDTNASILTKDYIDELIEAGMTDVGPDLKGLRLETFMRISGLKDRELAKKYHITSWEAVRYLADKYLGEVFIGVGIPYNKSLISIDEVARMGEEIFKIDSELQVCVLDYRPEFRRRDIVRPRFEEMVRVWKTLKDAGLRTVICQTERGHIGP, encoded by the coding sequence TTGGCTCTGAAATATGCGTGGAGAGACAAGTCTAGATGTCGGATGTGCCATGTATGCGATGAGATCATAGCCTGTCCAGGGGAAGGTGTGGGTCAGGTCGAGGGATGTGTAGGCTGCGGGGCATGTGAACTTGCCTGTCCAAACGAGGCCATACAGCTTAAGGATAGGCTGGGAATTATGAGGGAGATAAAGATCAAGGTTGATCGGCGCGTGTTCCATATACCTGAAGGGGTGACTGTGCTGAATGCCCTTCAATATCTCGGCTATAAGGTCTCTAAATATCCTGGTGAGGGTGTTCTATTCGCACCATGTGAGGTCGGTGGATGCTACAGTTGCTCCCTTAAGATAGATGGAGCCTTGAGGCCCGCATGTGTCACCCGTGTGAGGGATGGTATGGAGGTTGAGACATCACCCTCAGACCGTGAAGCATCGAGAAGGATTGTTGAGGGTTGGATGTGCCATACGGTTGGCGGGGTTGGAACACCATGGTACCTGAAGAATGGAAAAGAATATGTTGAAGCCGCGGTCTTCGCCTGCGGCTGCAATCTCCGTTGCCCCCAATGCCAGAATTGGGAGATAACTTATCGTGGCAAGGGTTCAGCTCTGACACCTGAGGAGGCGGCTTTGAAGATGACCCTGATGAGGAGGAGTTGCGGGGTGGATAGGATGGCCATATCTGGTGGAGAGAGCACCCTGAACAGACCCTGGCTCATACAGTACATTGAAGAGTTGAGGAGGCTGAATCCAGATGGGAAGGCTAGGATCCATGTGGACACGAACGCATCGATCCTCACCAAAGACTATATCGACGAGCTGATCGAGGCTGGGATGACCGATGTGGGACCTGACCTGAAAGGTCTGCGGCTCGAGACTTTCATGAGAATATCTGGGTTGAAGGACAGGGAGCTTGCAAAGAAGTATCATATAACGAGTTGGGAGGCGGTGAGGTATCTGGCCGACAAGTATCTGGGGGAGGTGTTCATCGGTGTGGGGATCCCCTACAATAAGAGTCTCATCTCGATAGATGAGGTTGCCCGAATGGGTGAGGAGATATTTAAGATCGATTCGGAATTGCAGGTTTGCGTCTTAGATTATAGGCCTGAGTTTAGGAGAAGGGATATTGTGAGGCCTAGATTTGAGGAGATGGTCAGGGTTTGGAAGACATTGAAGGACGCTGGGCTCAGAACCGTGATATGTCAGACTGAACGTGGCCACATAGGTCCATGA
- a CDS encoding histidinol-phosphate transaminase has translation MVEVRKELRDLEVYVPGKPIEELQREMNLKHVVKLASNENAFGPSPKALAALKSAIYNVNRYPDSSCYYLRRRLAGILGVDEGNLIFGNGSDELIVLAVRAFLEAGDEVIIADPTFLIYRIASKAAGVKTVLVPLKGMRYDLEAMASKVSDRTRMIFIANPDNPTGTYVTKGEVEAFIEKVPEDILLFFDEAYYEYAKDDDYPDTMKYMGRGNIVTTRTFSKIYGLAGLRLGYGVADKKIIDGMNKVREPFNVNLLAQEAALAALDDEEYVRFVRAETDKGKKYLYSEFERLGLEYVPSATNFVLVKLGSNSEEIYQRLLSSGVIVRHMKAWGLGEYVRVTIGKDDENRFFIKTLETILKNSRRTT, from the coding sequence ATGGTTGAGGTTAGGAAGGAGCTGCGGGACCTTGAGGTGTATGTTCCAGGCAAGCCTATAGAGGAGTTGCAGAGGGAGATGAATCTGAAACATGTCGTCAAATTGGCCTCCAATGAGAATGCTTTCGGGCCATCCCCCAAAGCCTTGGCCGCCCTAAAATCAGCCATATATAATGTGAACAGGTACCCTGACAGTAGCTGCTATTACTTGAGGAGGAGGTTGGCTGGAATCCTTGGTGTCGATGAGGGCAACCTGATATTTGGAAACGGCTCCGACGAGCTGATAGTACTCGCTGTCAGAGCCTTCCTTGAGGCTGGGGATGAGGTTATCATTGCAGATCCAACCTTCCTAATATATCGAATAGCCTCGAAGGCTGCTGGCGTCAAGACTGTACTAGTTCCTTTAAAGGGTATGAGGTATGACCTTGAGGCGATGGCTTCAAAGGTCTCAGATAGAACCCGAATGATCTTCATAGCGAATCCTGACAATCCGACAGGAACCTACGTCACAAAGGGTGAGGTTGAAGCCTTCATCGAGAAGGTTCCAGAAGATATACTTCTATTCTTCGATGAGGCCTACTATGAATATGCCAAGGACGATGACTATCCAGACACTATGAAGTATATGGGAAGAGGCAACATAGTCACAACCAGAACATTCTCCAAGATATATGGTCTAGCAGGACTGAGGCTAGGATACGGAGTCGCAGATAAGAAGATAATAGATGGAATGAACAAGGTTCGGGAACCCTTCAACGTTAACCTCCTAGCCCAGGAAGCGGCCCTAGCAGCTCTGGATGATGAGGAGTATGTCAGATTCGTAAGGGCGGAGACTGACAAGGGGAAGAAGTATCTATACAGTGAATTTGAAAGGCTAGGCTTAGAGTATGTGCCGAGTGCCACAAACTTCGTCCTAGTCAAACTCGGCTCCAACTCAGAAGAGATCTACCAGAGACTGTTAAGTTCAGGGGTCATAGTAAGACATATGAAGGCTTGGGGTCTAGGTGAATATGTCAGGGTCACCATTGGAAAGGATGATGAGAACAGATTCTTCATAAAAACCTTGGAAACAATCCTGAAAAATAGTCGAAGAACAACATGA
- the larA gene encoding nickel-dependent lactate racemase: protein MGVQIKIPYGKGEVEFDIDDRRVLGVITPAEIQPAIDYSLEIERSLKNPIEGPTVEDLSPRGKTVAIAVDDLTRVTPTHLILPKILDSLEKAGAKRRDIKIIIALGTHREMTAQEMREKYGATVVEEYEVVNHTFDDESNLEYLGKIAGDVPVWINKEYLKADIRIVTGNIIPHFNAGWAAGAKILLPGLAGEETVGRMHVHSSLTTPNGLGMDENPTRQLIDAFAEKVGIHLLVNTVITRNREIVRVYTGHFMKAHRQGVEFAKRIYGVKAPGLAEISISSSYPADIEFWQGQKALFPADLATKPGGGIIEVTPCPEGISVMHPKWIDYLHCNTEELKRMYERGEVEDLVALGLAMNYTSIKDKHPICLVSEGISYRDAEKIGCQKFRRVEEALEYLTERYGSDSKVNILTHGGETYPIVS, encoded by the coding sequence GTGGGTGTGCAAATAAAGATTCCTTACGGTAAGGGTGAGGTTGAGTTCGATATAGATGACAGGAGGGTCCTGGGCGTAATTACCCCTGCAGAGATCCAGCCTGCCATAGATTATAGTTTGGAGATAGAGAGGTCTTTGAAGAATCCTATAGAAGGCCCAACCGTTGAGGATCTATCCCCAAGAGGCAAGACTGTAGCAATAGCTGTGGATGATTTGACCAGGGTGACACCGACCCACCTCATACTGCCCAAGATTCTAGACTCACTCGAGAAGGCTGGAGCAAAGAGGAGGGACATCAAGATAATCATAGCCTTGGGTACACATAGGGAGATGACCGCTCAAGAGATGAGGGAGAAGTATGGGGCTACTGTCGTTGAGGAGTATGAGGTTGTCAACCATACTTTCGATGATGAGTCTAACCTGGAATATTTAGGTAAGATAGCTGGAGATGTCCCCGTCTGGATAAACAAGGAATATTTGAAGGCAGATATCAGAATAGTCACCGGAAATATTATACCCCACTTCAACGCCGGCTGGGCGGCTGGTGCTAAGATCCTGCTTCCAGGCTTGGCTGGCGAGGAGACCGTTGGCAGGATGCATGTCCACTCATCATTGACAACCCCAAACGGTTTAGGTATGGATGAGAATCCGACAAGACAGTTGATAGATGCCTTCGCAGAAAAGGTTGGAATACATCTTCTTGTCAACACGGTCATAACGAGAAACAGGGAGATAGTTAGAGTCTACACAGGACATTTTATGAAGGCACATAGGCAAGGTGTGGAGTTTGCCAAGAGGATATATGGTGTAAAGGCCCCAGGACTGGCGGAGATATCGATCTCTAGCAGCTATCCAGCAGACATCGAGTTCTGGCAGGGCCAGAAAGCCCTCTTCCCAGCAGATTTGGCAACAAAGCCTGGCGGAGGTATAATAGAGGTCACACCATGCCCAGAAGGCATATCCGTGATGCATCCCAAATGGATAGACTACCTACACTGTAATACTGAGGAGCTGAAGAGAATGTATGAGAGGGGGGAGGTTGAAGATTTGGTAGCTCTAGGTCTGGCAATGAACTACACAAGCATAAAGGATAAACATCCAATATGCTTGGTCTCAGAAGGAATATCCTACAGAGACGCTGAGAAGATTGGATGTCAGAAATTCAGAAGAGTTGAGGAAGCTCTGGAATATCTTACTGAACGTTACGGTTCAGATTCTAAAGTGAATATTCTCACCCATGGAGGAGAGACATATCCAATAGTAAGTTGA
- a CDS encoding glycosyltransferase yields MKSHNVDVESTLGSLTIGDEDLIPFLHRNKVKLPESFFKDLAGILNLPYIGSEQVRSKSRLALFMPYLTMKNNLIFPLEVSEDKIKIATSNPLNSKFLRILEQLFKDKSIELYVASTGAVDEAIEDGYRELHRDKALRDLIYRRPDESAYRVLYPWQRHLIIGLSVLFLVLFIINYPASFIILFSTINIIYFIVNPIKFYISIRGFLGSHRAVRVSDDEVKKIDEKTLPIYTVLIPLYKEARVLPHILQNVYRMDYPKNKLDVKILMEEKDSETIGEARRLGLLGDSEVTIESMTREQYRDFLKTFDPVIVPYAEITTKPRALNFGLFRAKGDYCVIYDAEDDPEPDQLKKAVIAFSKVEDNCVCLQSRLNYYNAKQNILTRWFSLEYSYWFDYYLEGLDRVGAPIPLGGTSNHFKTRKLRELGGWDPYNMTEDADLGVRISRAGFKTAMLNSYTYEEAASRLKSWIRQRSRWYKGYVQTYLVHMRHPRQLIKEMGWKQFFYFQLTFGGNIFLPLVNPLLWAVTLLTLTVPGIFQFLFFYPIVYFCMFNLIVGNIVYILLHMGPYIIKKNYTSIPLAVIIPLYWVLISVGAWRGTLQLITKPFYWEKTEHGISKPVRKT; encoded by the coding sequence TTGAAGTCGCATAATGTAGATGTGGAGTCGACACTTGGGAGCTTGACTATAGGCGACGAGGATCTAATCCCTTTCCTGCATAGAAATAAGGTGAAGTTGCCCGAGAGCTTCTTTAAAGATCTGGCTGGAATTCTGAATCTGCCATATATCGGTAGCGAACAAGTTCGAAGTAAATCTAGACTAGCCCTGTTTATGCCCTATTTAACTATGAAGAACAATCTAATTTTTCCCCTAGAAGTTTCAGAAGACAAAATTAAAATAGCTACTTCAAACCCTTTAAACAGTAAATTCTTAAGAATTTTGGAGCAGCTCTTCAAGGATAAGTCCATAGAGCTATATGTGGCGTCGACTGGAGCTGTGGATGAAGCTATCGAGGACGGTTATAGGGAGCTGCATAGGGATAAAGCGCTGAGAGACCTTATATATAGAAGGCCGGACGAGTCAGCCTATCGAGTTCTATATCCGTGGCAGAGACACCTGATTATAGGATTATCTGTACTGTTTCTAGTCTTGTTCATCATAAATTATCCTGCATCATTCATCATTTTATTTTCAACAATCAACATAATATATTTCATAGTGAATCCGATAAAATTTTACATATCTATCAGAGGCTTCCTAGGCTCACATAGAGCTGTTAGAGTATCGGATGATGAAGTCAAGAAAATAGATGAGAAGACCCTTCCAATATACACAGTTTTGATACCTCTCTATAAGGAAGCTAGGGTCTTACCGCATATTTTGCAGAACGTCTACAGGATGGATTATCCGAAGAATAAGCTCGACGTTAAGATCTTGATGGAGGAGAAAGATAGTGAAACTATAGGTGAAGCTAGAAGACTGGGATTGTTGGGGGACAGTGAGGTGACTATTGAATCTATGACTAGGGAGCAGTATAGAGATTTTCTTAAAACATTTGATCCAGTCATAGTTCCTTACGCTGAGATTACGACGAAACCTCGAGCACTCAACTTTGGGCTATTCAGAGCGAAAGGGGATTACTGTGTTATTTATGATGCTGAAGATGATCCTGAACCTGACCAGTTGAAGAAAGCTGTAATAGCCTTCTCGAAAGTCGAAGATAACTGTGTGTGCTTGCAATCTCGCTTAAACTATTATAATGCTAAACAGAACATTTTGACGAGATGGTTCTCCCTAGAATATTCGTATTGGTTTGACTATTATCTTGAGGGACTTGATCGTGTAGGTGCCCCTATACCTTTGGGTGGAACGAGTAACCATTTCAAAACTAGAAAACTGAGGGAGCTCGGCGGCTGGGACCCATATAACATGACTGAGGATGCTGATCTAGGTGTGAGAATTTCAAGAGCCGGATTTAAGACAGCTATGTTAAACTCTTATACATATGAGGAGGCGGCAAGTAGGCTCAAGAGTTGGATACGCCAACGTTCACGCTGGTATAAAGGATATGTGCAGACATACCTTGTTCATATGAGACATCCTCGGCAACTCATTAAAGAGATGGGTTGGAAACAATTCTTTTATTTCCAGTTGACTTTTGGCGGAAATATATTTCTGCCACTGGTGAATCCTCTGCTTTGGGCTGTTACATTACTTACTCTAACTGTACCAGGGATTTTTCAGTTTCTTTTCTTTTATCCCATAGTCTACTTCTGCATGTTCAACTTGATTGTTGGAAATATCGTTTATATTCTTCTACATATGGGCCCATATATTATTAAGAAAAACTACACGTCAATCCCTCTAGCTGTAATAATTCCTTTATATTGGGTTCTGATAAGCGTCGGGGCTTGGAGGGGGACTTTACAGTTGATTACTAAACCTTTCTACTGGGAGAAGACTGAACATGGAATTTCAAAGCCGGTCAGAAAAACTTAA
- a CDS encoding response regulator has translation MVEKKRILIVDDDLEILRSLKSILEFKGYIVETAENGREAIEKSKVKFFNLALLDIKLPDMEGTDLLVKMHRTTPKVMKIMLTGYPTVENAVKAVNLGADAYIIKPVKPDILLKVIEEKLKEQSEIESMSEEKVREWMETRLKKLESDESRE, from the coding sequence ATGGTTGAGAAGAAGAGAATCTTAATAGTCGATGATGACTTGGAGATTCTGAGAAGCCTGAAGAGCATTCTAGAGTTTAAAGGTTACATTGTTGAGACAGCAGAGAACGGCCGAGAAGCAATAGAGAAATCAAAGGTGAAATTCTTCAATCTAGCATTACTTGACATAAAACTTCCAGATATGGAAGGAACAGACTTACTGGTTAAGATGCATAGGACAACGCCTAAAGTAATGAAGATAATGTTAACAGGCTACCCGACGGTTGAAAATGCGGTCAAGGCTGTAAACCTAGGTGCAGACGCCTACATTATAAAACCAGTTAAACCAGACATCCTACTCAAAGTTATCGAAGAGAAGCTTAAGGAGCAGAGTGAGATTGAGAGCATGAGTGAAGAGAAGGTTAGGGAGTGGATGGAGACCAGACTGAAAAAGCTGGAGTCCGATGAAAGCCGCGAATAA
- a CDS encoding PAS domain S-box protein, whose product MSSRCDVMTKRANARGEIKYSDEHLKIFFDYAPDAYYLLDSEGTLVDANKAAERLTGYRKEEFIGRKIVESGILDQGYVSKALTLLSKNLLGEPSGPDEFILNRRDGGRVVVEISTYPVEVEGKKLILGIAHDITERKKIERMVREYSENLERTVKQRTEDLEKTMKFLEMIIENVPDLMYIKDKDLKYVLVNDSFCKFFGLPKDKILGRTLYDIASKDLADYFTKQDMEVIETKKIFYMPEATLRDASGTKRVLCTTKAPLKDEEGNVTHIIGVTRDITENKRMEEELLRAERLAAIGETAAMVGHDLRNPLQVLMNLVYLAEEIFKSSSRECLEIFEKHGLSDLCSRIRDQIGYMDKIVSDLQDYARPVTLSIEEIKTKELLDNIIENLTIPSNIKVSNEVNEDVTISVDKALMTRVFINLITNAIQAMPTGGKITFRVHESEGWRCISISDTGVGIPKENLDKIFTPTFTTKAKGQGFGLAVCKKFVEAHNGKITVESNVGEGTKFTVCIPSRVV is encoded by the coding sequence TTGAGTAGTAGGTGTGACGTAATGACGAAACGTGCAAATGCTAGAGGTGAAATCAAGTATTCTGATGAGCATCTCAAGATCTTTTTTGATTATGCTCCTGATGCTTACTATTTACTCGACTCAGAAGGTACTCTTGTAGATGCAAACAAGGCTGCAGAGAGGTTGACTGGTTACAGGAAGGAAGAATTTATAGGTAGAAAGATTGTTGAGTCCGGAATCTTAGATCAAGGCTATGTTTCTAAGGCTTTGACCCTTCTAAGCAAGAATCTTCTAGGCGAACCCTCAGGACCAGACGAATTTATTTTGAATAGGAGAGACGGTGGGAGAGTAGTCGTTGAGATATCCACATACCCAGTTGAGGTAGAAGGTAAGAAGCTCATTCTAGGTATTGCACATGACATCACCGAACGTAAGAAGATTGAGAGAATGGTAAGGGAGTATTCTGAAAATTTGGAGAGGACTGTTAAACAGAGAACTGAGGATTTGGAGAAGACAATGAAATTCTTGGAGATGATTATTGAGAATGTTCCGGACCTGATGTATATAAAAGATAAAGACCTAAAATATGTGTTGGTCAACGACTCGTTCTGCAAGTTTTTTGGACTACCTAAGGACAAAATCTTAGGAAGAACATTATATGATATAGCGTCGAAAGATTTGGCTGACTACTTCACAAAACAGGATATGGAGGTTATTGAGACAAAGAAAATATTTTACATGCCTGAGGCAACCCTGAGAGACGCGAGTGGAACGAAGAGAGTTTTATGCACCACGAAGGCGCCGTTGAAAGATGAGGAGGGTAATGTAACCCATATAATTGGTGTGACAAGAGATATCACTGAGAATAAGAGGATGGAGGAGGAACTGTTGAGGGCCGAGAGGCTTGCCGCTATAGGTGAGACGGCAGCCATGGTCGGCCATGATCTACGTAACCCCCTCCAGGTTCTGATGAATCTAGTTTATCTCGCAGAGGAGATATTCAAGAGTTCAAGTAGAGAATGTTTAGAAATATTTGAGAAGCACGGTCTATCTGACCTATGTTCTAGGATAAGAGACCAGATAGGCTACATGGATAAGATCGTCTCAGACCTTCAGGACTACGCAAGACCAGTGACCCTATCAATTGAAGAAATAAAGACAAAAGAGCTATTAGATAACATAATCGAGAATCTAACCATCCCCAGCAATATTAAAGTGTCAAACGAAGTAAATGAAGACGTGACGATATCAGTTGACAAAGCATTAATGACTAGAGTTTTCATCAATTTAATCACAAATGCGATTCAGGCTATGCCAACAGGAGGTAAAATAACATTTAGAGTCCATGAGAGTGAAGGTTGGAGATGCATCAGCATATCAGATACTGGGGTAGGCATACCGAAAGAGAATCTGGATAAGATCTTTACCCCAACATTCACGACAAAAGCTAAAGGTCAAGGTTTCGGCTTAGCTGTCTGCAAAAAGTTTGTTGAGGCCCACAATGGTAAAATAACTGTAGAGAGTAATGTTGGTGAAGGAACAAAATTTACAGTATGCATACCTTCAAGAGTGGTGTAA